A window of Candidatus Omnitrophota bacterium genomic DNA:
CGGTCCGCGTGCGAGCGGATTTCCGAATCGTAGGCCAAGCGATAGAAACATACATTTTGGATTGCTCCGTCAAACCCTTCTTTCCTCTTTTTACCCCTTTCGCGTCTCTATCCTGTTATGTAAATTCCATGCGCCAACTTACAACGCCCTT
This region includes:
- a CDS encoding prepilin-type N-terminal cleavage/methylation domain-containing protein, producing the protein MFGKNVSFTMVELLVCVAVLAILTLLSANIFVGAKIRAEAVRVRADFRIVGQAIETYILDCSVKPFFPLFTPFASLSCYVNSMRQLTTP